One Zeugodacus cucurbitae isolate PBARC_wt_2022May chromosome 3, idZeuCucr1.2, whole genome shotgun sequence genomic region harbors:
- the LOC128920113 gene encoding protein GVQW3-like, whose product MVQKAFGDEASEFQADRESVEDEERPGRPSTSTDEAHVQQIKDLVLKNRRLTVRDLADEFGISKGSANTIFKDVLGLMRVKSRLKQCVTGLLEVSKSKPVSTAPQPSNVSVDEVYETDNDELTKETEWILKKNEA is encoded by the exons ATGGTGCAGAAAGCCTTTGGTGATGAGGCTAGTGAGTTTCAAGCCGACCGTGAAAGTGTCGAAGACGAAGAGCGTCCAGGGCGACCATCAACCTCAACTGACGAAGCTCAcgttcaacaaatcaaagattTGGTGTTGAAAAACCGTCGATTAACAGTTAGAGATCTTGCTGATGAATTTGGCATATCGAAGGGCTCAGCCAATACCATTTTCAAGGATGTTTTGGGCCTCATGCGCGTCAAATCTCGACTG AAGCAATGTGTAACAGGCTTGCTGGAAGTCAGTAAAAGCAAGCCTGTTAGTACAGCACCACAACCATCCAATGTAAGTGTTGATGAAGTATACGAAACGGATAATGATGAACTAActaaagaaactgagtggatactcaaaaagaaTGAGGCTTAG